The DNA segment GTAGAAAAAGTTGCAGGCAGAACAGCCTTTATTACATCGTTACCCTCATACATAGGTTTAAGGTCAACTTGTAACATATTAGCCACATCAGGGTAGGCACTAACCTCAATTTGAGGATACCCCTTTAAACTATCTGCCGAGACAGTCACCACTCTTCCGTCTTCAAGTTTTACGTCAATAGGTAAAGATTGCGACTTTACAGAGTCAATCGGCATAACACACTCCCCGTTAATCAACTCTGCTTTTGGAGCAAAATAGATAGTTGAGTTGTCATCTTGCAAGAAAGTCTTTTCGGCACCCTCCAAACTATATGTCTGATTAAGAGCAAATCCATTATCATAGGCTCTGACACACGCTTTAACCACACCTTTATAGGGTTGATTAAAAGATACAGTCATCTCGTTATACTTGGTTTGAGTAAGCGAGTCGGTGCGTTCCCATTTATAGTTTACCCTCTCAATTGAGTGTCCGGTTATCTCCGATCCACTATAACGCAATCCCAGTTGCGAATCATATATAAGTGTATCGCCATCAACCTTAATATAGTAACCGGGAACACCCCAAGTAGATGAGAATACTGTCACTTCAACCCTTCCGTTGGGTGATGCAATTGTTTTTAATCGTTGTGCTGTTACCGATTGTATTGCCACTGCCAATAGTAGCATTGCCAAAAATGTTAATCTTTTCATATCTTTTTCTATTTTTTTATTTGCGTCATTGATGAAGGAGCATCACCTGTTTCGACACCTCTTTTTACATTTGGTTTATCTGCCATATTAAATAGCAGTTCGCCACCACCGGTAATATCAAAATGCGATATATAGTTTTTTGAGTATCTCTTTCCGTTAAGCGATGCACTCTTTATATAACAGTTTGCTGAGGCATTATTTGTTGCCTCTATAACAAATGTTTTACCCATAGGAAGATTTAGTGTTACCTTATCAAAGAGAGGAGAGCCAACAGCATACTCGGCACGTCCCGGACATACGGGATAAAATCCCATAGCACTGAACACATACCACGCCGAAGTTTGTCCGTTATCCTCATCGCCACAATATCCGTCAGGTGTGGGTTTATATAACCTATCCATTATTTGACGCACATGGTATTGAGTTTTCCATGGCGAAAGGGTATAGTCATATAGATAGGCAGCGTGTTGCACAGGCTGGTTTCCGTGAGCATATTGCCCCATATTCAGGGCAACCATTTCGGCTATCTCGTGTATCACAAAACCAT comes from the Bacteroidales bacterium genome and includes:
- a CDS encoding glycoside hydrolase family 97 N-terminal domain-containing protein; protein product: MKRLTFLAMLLLAVAIQSVTAQRLKTIASPNGRVEVTVFSSTWGVPGYYIKVDGDTLIYDSQLGLRYSGSEITGHSIERVNYKWERTDSLTQTKYNEMTVSFNQPYKGVVKACVRAYDNGFALNQTYSLEGAEKTFLQDDNSTIYFAPKAELINGECVMPIDSVKSQSLPIDVKLEDGRVVTVSADSLKGYPQIEVSAYPDVANMLQVDLKPMYEGNDVIKAVLPATFSTPFIRFEVK